gttgattttttttttttttatcccttttCCCCCTGCCCCCACAGCAGTTACATCTGACTCTACAATGCACATGGGaaattttcacacacacacacacacacacacacacacacacacacacacacacacacacacacacacacacacacacacacacaaacactgtaatTGGTGTGTGATTACACCGAATAGGTCTAGACACTGACACCTGGATGAAGTCTTAGATATGTAGAGGTGTGTAGGttgtacaacattttaattgtgTCGACACCAGGGCATTTTCCAGATTTGTGATAGAACTTTAAACCAACAGATACCAAGCCAAAATTGCAATTAATTCACTGGCTgcgatgccttttttttttttttttttttttttttttttttaaattatattattattatcattattatacatTCCGAATAACCCCCTCGCCCCCTTGATTTAATTAATATGCTTGTTCATGACAAACGTTTGGGTGATGacttgtaaaataaaatttgcaggGAGGGGGTTTTGCTGGGTTTTCTGCAGCAGAGGCGGAGTCGCGGTTTAAATGGCCAGCCAACAGCGAAAAGGGAAGGAGTGAATATTGCGTGTCGCCACTACGAGGTTGTCCTTCCGCCGTCTGTATGCGCAGAGAGCAGTCTGATATCGCTGGGAGGGTgagcttttctttcattttcacacagaaaaccaGTTTCACGACTGTTGCTTCAGGTCCAATCGGAAGTCTGTAACCTTAGCCATGCACAGGTGTAGGTGATAGATGTAAAAAATAAGCACTAAATGCGTCTAGGTCCCTCGTCTCCTTTAGCTCATCGCAGTTCCTATGTGGCTCTTTGTGTCCCAGATCTCCATTGCATTCATGACAGCTCCAACGGTTAGCAACAGAAATACATAGATAGCTAACAACGTTAGCTATCTAGCTAACAACGTTAGCTATCTACACGCTGACTAGACAAAAGCGAAAACAAATGACTCGTCGTGTAAAGCTATATTACTGCATATGTCGGTTTGTCGTACTGTTAATCAGTGGTACGTAGTTTTCAGCATCACCCAAGCACCGTCGAGAGCTAACCAGCTATCTAACGTCAACGCTATTTCTTTGCCATTCACATCAACGCTACGTTAGCTCGCTAACCTCTAACAAAGATGGTTAACATCAGCTCGCCGCACCAAGTGGCTGTCTGGGTGACAGTTGGCAGCCACCGCAACACGGCCGAGTCGTTGTAGACTAGGTTTTAAAAAATAGCAACTTGAACCAACGTTAGGAGTGCCATTTAGGCAACAGGCGATATCTGATATTTTTAAGCTATGTGGTTAACATTAACCCATGTGACCGTTAGCTAGCTTGTACATAGCACAGACAGCACTATGCTGATAGATAATTAATGTCCATGGTCAGCGTATAACCTTCCCAAAAACGGTCGCTTTTGAAAAACAGTGACAACATGACAATGGTATGACAGCAATTGCCGAAGCCTTGATGTATTTTGCCAAGTAAGCTTTCTAAAATGCCTTGGtgttgtgttctctctctgaTAGAAAATGTCGTGTTGGCTGTGGAAAGAGACCCTGGCTCTGGCAGAGGACTACCTGTTCTTCTGCAGCATAAGCACACAGCCAgcccctccacctcccagcGAGTCAGCCGCTGCCATGAGGCGCCTGGCCCAGGACATGGAGACCCAGCACCACGCTCGCTTCCACTCCCTCGCTCAGACCTTCCTGCAGCAGTGCGGGCAGGACCCCTGCTCCAGCCTCAGGAAGGTGATGGAGGAGCTGGTGGGAGATGGACAGTTGAACTGGGGGAGGGTGGTGTCCCTCTTCACCTTCACTGGGGTGCTGGCCAGACAGCTGCGGGAGCAGGATGGCACAAAGCCGGGGCTGGACCCCGGGCAGGGGCAGGACCTGGGACAGGGACCCAGTAGCTGCAGAGGACTGGCAGAGACCATAGCTGATTACctaggagaggagaagaaagactGGATGCTGGAGAATGACAGCTGGGTAGGTCTCACAGCATCAGTGCTTCAAAATTGAAGGGTTCATTGATCTCAATGAAAAATTGGCTTTACTGCTTCACAATCGACTGATTTAATCAAGCACAGACATGCTAGACAGGCCCTGCTTAAGTGTTTGAGTCATTTGAAAAAGAAGCTCAAGTTACATTGGCAGGGTTTTAAGGGCTATGTAAAGTCTTACTTCAGTTATCTCAATTTAAGGCTTCAAAATAAGTTAAATTAATTAGTaagtatttttttatgttttaaaaaatgtctgcagttgAGAATTGTCCCACCCCCAcctgttatttttaaaatggtCTTAAATTTCAAATGGTCTTGATTGAAGTAACCCTGTTACATGGGTGTAAGTTGGAAAGTCCAGTAAATATAAGAGAGTCATGTATAATATGTCTATATTAAGACTCCAAGCTGGACTTCAATGAAAACCTGTGGGGGGGCATTGCTGGTAAagactgaaagtgaaaccagtTTTCCCGAAAATGACTTATGTTGAAAACCACCTAGTTTGATCTGATACAGTTAATGCTTTTCTGGGGTATATTTAGATCTAGCATTGAGTAAACATATCTAGAACCACAGTCTTGGAAGCCTTTGCTTGTAAAGGTGTCAGTTCCTGTGTGAAATTTGCATATAGGTTCCATTGCAATCTTATTCTCAAATGCTACTTGAGTGGAGGAACATTTGACAAGTGGAGCCTTCAGACGACTGATGTGGCTGCTGTGATTACAGGAATTACAGTGTGGCATGAACCAAGAATCTGAGGAATGTGTGTTATGGCAAGACAATGTGGACGCCGTGACCCAAGCTATAGTGCTTTTCTTTAAAAAGCTCTGATCACGCTAAGCTGGCCTCTATTATTAGAGGGATGTGGTTTTTGATTTGTAATGGAAAGACAAAGGCTTTGTTGTATGACTGTGATGGTCTGTCAAGATAACTCACTTGATGGAAATCAAAAGGACAAAGTTAATTTTATACCTGTTTGGCATGGCGTATTTTAGCTGTAGTTAAATTAAACCCTCCATTTGGTGGTTGTGATGGCTCTGGATAGCCTCACTGCAGCCCCAGGAGACTTGGAGTAGGCCTTACCAACAGGGACATAACTACAGCTGAATGTCTGCTTTCGTGAATGGGCTCGCCTTGGCCCTCCCCTCAACGAcccactaaacacacacacacacacacacacacacacacccctccctcctttcttcaaCTGGCAGCTGGCTCCAACAGACTTTCAACCAGCTCAACCAGATGGACTTTGTAGTAACAGTCAAAGCTTCAGTGCTTTTCAATTTGGCATTACTCAAATTGAGTTACCATGGTAGGatgagaaaaacaagtggcTGTAAGGCAGCGAGCACCTGGGGCAAAGAGCAGGTGCTCTTGTCGATGCAGTGTGTGGTTTCAGCCCAAAACATGATGGTGAAATACAGCTGCTCACCCATTTTCTAACAGGCATGAGCCAGGCCATAACTATAATCAGGAGATCAGTATTATTATAATCACTAAATGCTTTAGCAGGGACTTATcagttgttatttattttggctaTGTTGCCCTGACATTTGAGAATGTTTTCAGCTCTGTATGGTCTTAATGCATCAGTGATACGTCCAGAGTTGTACTGGTTGCTGTGACCGACAGACTCACCATAGTGAGTGATGGTGGCATATTTCCAGTCTGAGCTAGAATGTGTCATTAACATAATCTTCACCATGGCTATCAAGTCAGTCTGCTCTGCCAGTTATTTTGGCACTGGTTTGAAGGTTCTTTTCTGTTCTAAAATCCCTTTTTGTCAATAAAGCAGTGAAAGTAGCAAATTAATTAAGGGAGTTGCCACTCTCTGTTGCTAGtagtggacaaaaaaaaattactgctgTGGTGTGaaccatttttgtgtgtgttgtgtctttcAGGAAGGGTTTTGTAAGTTCTCCCGCAGTGCCAGAGAGGTGAACCAAGACTCCTCCATGAAGACAGCTCtatttgctgctgctggggtGGGCATCGCAGGATTGACCTTCCTCCTGGTGCGCTAGCTAGCCTTCCTCATCCTTCACACATACCCATCCGTTTCTTTTCATCACATTAAGTAGacatttgattcatttattctAACGTCTTTACTGCGTAATCTCCATCGATTTCAGGGTTGTGATTAAGAGTCGTCAACTGAATGTTTGCACATACTCCAACCCCACGTTTGATACTGACATTTGTCACTTGCTCCTTAAGATTGTAAAAATGATCTCAATGCCTTCAGAATCAATGGAGTAAGCACTATCAGCTACATATCGTTTTCAGACAGATTTAACTATTAAAGCACAGGTTCCTGCACAGAAACAGCTCACGGTCAAAGTTTCTCTTTTCAACTGTGCAGCTATGAAACATTGCATTTCAGTTTTCCATCACCTGTTGGAttgactttgtttttaattttgtcagtTGCCTTTACTCCATGTGTTTACCTGAGTTGTGTATGTGGTATAGAGCCATTCTAGTGTAAAACGTATAaattaatatattatatttatatgaaAAGAAACTGTAAGCAGTGGCCATTTTCTAATCGATCCACAGCTGAttgagttgtttttctttagtctGTCCTACATTCATGTGAAATGTCTGTGATTTACATGGCCACCAGGGCATCGGTGCATCGGTGTGATGCAGTATGGGTGGCCAGACAACGGTGCTATGATATGTTATGAAATGCTTCTCTCATATCAGTCTGAAACCAGGGACCAATctgaatttaaacattttgctaTTGGAACAAACCATTGCTGCGGCAATTCCCCCCCACAAATCTCTCTTTTGAgcattatatttttacattgttttgttctatttatttatgtcagtcttttttaataaaacaagaTCCAATCATGAAGTTCTTGATTCTTGTAACTGAATGTAGTGATGTTATATAGCTACATTGCAAGGTGTTATTTTTAAGACTTTACCCTTACAAATCACCCAAAATTTCCATTTTGCAGGGTTCTCTCCCTTTTTGTTCCATTTCAGATATTGTTGTCAAACAGTATAGACTATGTGCTGTGTAGGGTTTCCCTGCCTTTCTCTACAGACACAATATAAATTAGATATGAGCATGGGGAATCCACTGTCTGTGCTTGCTGTTCCTCAGAGCATCACAGTGCTC
This DNA window, taken from Myripristis murdjan chromosome 3, fMyrMur1.1, whole genome shotgun sequence, encodes the following:
- the bcl2l10 gene encoding bcl-2-like protein 10 isoform X1; the encoded protein is MWLFVSQISIAFMTAPTKMSCWLWKETLALAEDYLFFCSISTQPAPPPPSESAAAMRRLAQDMETQHHARFHSLAQTFLQQCGQDPCSSLRKVMEELVGDGQLNWGRVVSLFTFTGVLARQLREQDGTKPGLDPGQGQDLGQGPSSCRGLAETIADYLGEEKKDWMLENDSWEGFCKFSRSAREVNQDSSMKTALFAAAGVGIAGLTFLLVR
- the bcl2l10 gene encoding bcl-2-like protein 10 isoform X2, with amino-acid sequence MRREQSDIAGRKMSCWLWKETLALAEDYLFFCSISTQPAPPPPSESAAAMRRLAQDMETQHHARFHSLAQTFLQQCGQDPCSSLRKVMEELVGDGQLNWGRVVSLFTFTGVLARQLREQDGTKPGLDPGQGQDLGQGPSSCRGLAETIADYLGEEKKDWMLENDSWEGFCKFSRSAREVNQDSSMKTALFAAAGVGIAGLTFLLVR